From the Oncorhynchus nerka isolate Pitt River linkage group LG20, Oner_Uvic_2.0, whole genome shotgun sequence genome, one window contains:
- the LOC115121867 gene encoding DNA-binding protein inhibitor ID-1-like, with the protein MKVVGSTCTLKNTEDMVRCLSEQSMAISKCKIPMLDEQMSVFLQDMNSCYSKLKELVPTLPANKKASKMEILQHVIDYIWDLQVELDAPGKQQATDAPRTPLTTLNAELASISVENGCSDDRILCR; encoded by the exons ATGAAAGTTGTCGGATCTACCTGCACTCTCAAGAACACCGAGGACATGGTCCGGTGTCTCTCCGAACAGAGTATGGCCATCTCCAAGTGCAAGATCCCAATGCTGGACGAGCAGATGAGTGTATTTCTGCAGGACATGAACAGTTGCTACAGCAAGCTGAAGGAGCTGGTTCCCACTCTGCCAGCCAACAAGAAGGCCAGTAAGATGGAGATTCTGCAGCATGTCATCGACTATATCTGGGACCTGCAGGTCGAGCTGGACGCACCGGGCAAACAGCAGGCCACAGATGCACCCCGGACCCCTCTGACAACCCTCAATGCAGAACtcgccagcatctctgtggag AACGGATGCTCCGACGACAGAATTCTCTGCCGCTGA